From the Methanobacterium sp. BAmetb5 genome, the window TTTAGATTTAGATCCTAAATCCCCTATAGAAGAAGCATTATCTCGACTTGATCTTCTAAGAGATGGAAAATTAACTAATGCTGCCATCCTACTTTTTGGAAAAAACCCCCAAAAATTTGTTTTACAGGCATTTACGCAATGTGGAAAATTTAAAGGTGTTGACACACTTGAATTTGAGGATATGCATGATTTTAAGGCCAGTATCATTGATCAAAGAGATGATGCATTGCGGTTTGCGGAAAAACATATCCGAAGAAGTGCGAGGATAGAGGGATCAGAGCGTGTTGAAGAGTTTGAATATCCTATTGAATCAATAAGAGAAGCAATTACCAATGCAATCTGCCACAGGGATTACAGAATCAATTCTAGTGTTCAAATACGCATATTTGACGATCGAATGGAGATATGGGGTTGTGGACCTCTGCCTAAACCGTTAACAATTGAAGATCTAAAAAACCAACATGAATCTATTCGCAGAAACCCATTAATAGCTGAATTTTTCTTTAAAATTGGATTTATAGAAAGATGGGGAACTGGAACGCAAAGGATCATCGATTTTTGTCTGGAACAGGGTTTACCTGAGCCTCTCTTTGAGATCAAATCTGGAAGCTTAGTGGTTACTCTTAGGAAGTATAAATTCATAGAAACTAAGAAGAGCGAATTAAGTATACGGCAACAAAGAGCAATAGATTATCTACTAAAACATGGAAAAATAACAAATAGCCAATACAGGGAAATAAATCCTGAAATTAAAGAAAGAACAGCACTAAATGATTTAAAAGAATTGGTGGATAAAGGTTTTATCTCTCTTGAAGGAAAGGGGCGATATGCACATTATATTCTATCTTAACATCATAATTATCTGTCTGCATAGAACATGTGTTGAGTGCGTGTTGAGTGCGTGTTGAGTGCGTGTTGAGTGCGTGTTGAGTGCGTGTTGAGTGCTTGAGATATTCCACACAGATTAAGGATAATGTCATTAAATTCTTCTCACAATTATAAGAGAAGACATGCTAACTTGAAAAATGAAGTTTCACTTGAATGGATAAAGCCTGTTATTAGTGTTTCGGAGCTAAATAAACTCCTTGTTGAATTAAAGTAAAATTTAGGAGATATTCCTTGGAAATAAAAACCAAATATTTAATTGTAATAGTAGTTATTCTGATTGCTGCAGTAGCAGCTGTTTCTGCACTTATTTTAATTAAGATAACTGCCCCGGCAAACAATGCCACTAATCAAACGGGACTGAATAGTTCAAACAATACTACCACAGTCATCCGGGAGTCAAGTAGCAATGTTCAGGCTGGACAATCCCTAGAAAAATGTCCCATGTGTGAAGGAACTGGATTAGTGGGACAGTGGGTGGATTGTTCTTCATGTGGAGGAACTGGAATGATAGGTAACCAAACATGCCCCAACTGTGAGTATGGTAGAGTTTTCAAGCCTAACAGTAAAAAATGTGAAGTATGCGGGGGAAAAGGTTACGTTAAAAAGGGATCGATTAAACAAATCTAAAATAAGGAATGGAATTAGGATAATTATCCCTATCCTTCAAACCATTCACTCGAATTTAATCTGTGAGTTTGGATAAAATCTCTTTTAGAAGACTCCAGTTTTCTTTATTTAGTTTTGATTCTAGTTTTTTAGAGTAATTATAACGAGTTGCAAAGACCTGTCCAACAAAACAAGAATTGTAACTTCTATTAATTAAACGATCACAAATATTAAATATGGCAACGGTTATTTCAATTAAATAAGGGGAATTTCTATAAACCTTGTGGTTATTTAGTTTTAATCTAGTATATAGATTATTTAAATGTGTGTTTATAGAATTTGCCACATATTATATGGCATTTTAGAGTATAGGAATATTCGAAAATTGTTCGATGATTATTGGTAATCGATGACTATACTCATGTAAAACGGTGGGACGATAAGTTAAACCTTTCATTAATGGGGAAACCCCTAATCTATGGGGAAACCTTTAATCTATGGGGGAAATTTTCATCTCACACCAGATAAACCGTTTGAAATTAAGTAAATTAGAGGGATTTAATTGATAAGATTGGGTAAAAAAGTACGAAATGTAAAATTAGGATTTGAAGGCATCGTAGTTGATAAGAAGGAACGAATACACCCACATAAGGTCTACTTTGAACAAAAAATGACCGTAACTCCTCCTACAACTGATGGATCATGGTATACCAAGATGTATCTGTTAAAAATCCTACCGAAGGTAGTATGTGGTTTGACGAAAAAAGCTTAATTGAAATATAATTTGTTTTAAATAGTATCAACACACTTTAAGTGGTAAATGTCTCCCCTGGATGATAATTCTATCATTTATTTTTTATACATTAACATTCATTAAATAATTACCA encodes:
- a CDS encoding helix-turn-helix domain-containing protein yields the protein MGISELLRDDETENVEFKTSLSEMDEILKTISAFSNRRGGTILVGVTNDRNVVGVDIGRNTLERLANNIRRETDPQIFPSVGYSEQEGKTIISIEVSESTSKPVFYRDKAYIRVGRTNQKLSSTEIRNLITTEHRVTSWDEQVVTEASFEDIDGNKLTDFLKLAVLKRNLDLDPKSPIEEALSRLDLLRDGKLTNAAILLFGKNPQKFVLQAFTQCGKFKGVDTLEFEDMHDFKASIIDQRDDALRFAEKHIRRSARIEGSERVEEFEYPIESIREAITNAICHRDYRINSSVQIRIFDDRMEIWGCGPLPKPLTIEDLKNQHESIRRNPLIAEFFFKIGFIERWGTGTQRIIDFCLEQGLPEPLFEIKSGSLVVTLRKYKFIETKKSELSIRQQRAIDYLLKHGKITNSQYREINPEIKERTALNDLKELVDKGFISLEGKGRYAHYILS